acaactttcagaagtcagttctctccttccaccatcagCTCCAGAATTGTACTTAGGTTGCTTGGCTTACCTGTCACATGTCTTTATCAGGTAAACCATCTCACTGAAGCTGGCTTTTCTAAAAACCTAGAAGTCCCGTgtggacatgcctttaatcccagcactcaggaggcagaagcagggggatctctgtgagtttgaggtcagcctggtctacagaggggagagattcaggacagccagggttacacagagataCTCTGTCTTGCAAATAACAAAGTGTTTCAAGTCTATTCAAGTTGTCTGGTACATGGACAGTTCCACTCTATTGCTGACTCCAATTCTATCTTAGAGATGTGGTAATTACTggctttgatttgtttgtttgtttgtttgtttgtttgtttgtttgagacagagcccttctatgtagccttgactggtctagaacttgctatgttgaccaggctggcctcaaacacacagagatccacttgtcgttgcctcctgagtactggaattaaaggcttgtgccactacACCCAACTAGTTATTGGTTCAGTTTTATGGAAGGTCTTTTTTCATGTTGGAGAGGGGTTTGTAGACATAGGAGGGCTAGGCAGTCTACTGATTCACACTGTGAGTTATAGCCATTTTCCCTCCTTGTCTTGGACTGCCAGGACTTGATCTTGGTCAGTTTCCTGACCATTGCTGATCCCTCTAGCCACTTTCAACCCAAGTTATATTTCTCAGACACCTCCACAAGCCTCCAGAAAAATGTACTGGGAAGACATGGAGCCCGGGCTCCCAGCACCCTGCCACCTCTTCACAAAGCCTCTCTGTAGCCTCTCACCCTGGACCACTTAGAAAGACTCCACCAACACTTGGTCTATTCAAGATATGACAATTCCTGGCCAAAGTCTAGCATAGCATCTTTAGGGTGATGCGACCACAGCCATGTTTGGGATTCTAGCTCAGTCACCTGGCTTTCCCTTCTCAGATCAGTCATAGCTTGACCATTACACGGGCACTGAAAAATGGACAACTGAGTACCCCAACATCTTACTTAGCCCTGATCTTGAGGCCCAGATGACTAGTTAGTATTTGAAAGGGAATGTTTAGAGAATAGAGAATGAGAcacactccccaccccaacccacaaCAAAGGCCACAGTCGTGAACACAGGCAGACAGGGACTGGGTACGAGTAACAAGACAGTGCAGGAGGATGGGGTTACAGGGGTGCCACTTATTTAAACAGGACACAGAAGGGCAGGCAGGATTGGACAGGGAAAGGTATTTGGGAAGTAGAGATGGCAGTGACTTTGGGAGCAAACTTGGAGGAATGGCAGGAACTTTGAAACAAATGGAAGAGGAAGCTAGGAAACAGATAATGACATTGTTTGTAGCTGGGAGTTTGACATGGAGGTGGGTGGAACAGTAGATGAGGTTGGGAAAGGACTGTACAGCCTTGGGTTAGGAGTGAAGTGGAGCAGAGGGGACATCACTCAGTGTGCTGGCCACTGGTGGTAGTCTCTCTTGTGCTTCATTTTTCCCAGCTACTCAAGCTGGGCTCCTGCCTCCTGGAGAATGGCCGTCATTACCTTGCTGCCAGCCGTGCCTTCATTGTCGGCATTTGTGACCTGGCTCACCTGGGTCCACCAGAGCCCATGATGGCGGTATGTGATAATTCTGAACCAGGGGTGTGGTTGCTAAGGAGCAGAGGACTGGGGTACAGAGATGCTGTAGAAGAGGAGGGCTGACTTGGGGTCTGCAGAGTCCAGGCCAAAGCAAAGCTGGGGTGATCATCCAAGATAGGTCCCTCTGGCCCGACCTACCTAGAGTTGGATGGAACCTTggtgtctctgtgttttgttttgttttgttttttcttgccCAGGAGTGTCTGGAAAAATTCACTGTGAGTCTGAATCACAAGCTGGACAGCCATGCTGTGAGTGGGGAGGCCTGACGGGGAGGGAATAGATGGAGTAGGGTTGATCACCATTCTGACTGTCACTTGTCACCTTCCAACAGGAGCTCCTTGACGCTACACAACATACATTGCAGCAGCAAATCCAGACTCTGGTCAAGGAgtgagatgggagagaaaggggCGGGGCTTATCCCCCAGAAACTAGCCCTCCACCTCTCTTCCCACAGGGCCTCCCTCCCCCACAGGAGGAGCTATGAGGGTGGGTGGGAAGTAGCCTGATTTTGGTCTTCCCATCCCAGGATTCCCTGGATTTCCCTCTCTACACAGGCTGACAGGATATAGGTGGGCCTTATCCTGAGATTTCTCTTTCCTAGAGCAGAAGGGTAaatctgtggttttgttttgtctccccTAACTCTAGAGGTCTCCGGGGCTTCCGAGAGGCTCGCAGGGATTTCTGGCGAGGGGCTGAGAGCCTGGAGGCTGCCCTTACCCACAATGCAGAGGTCCCCAGGCGCCGTGTCCAAGAAGCAGAGGATGCTGGAACTGCTTTGAGGACCGCTCGAGCTGGGTATCGGAGTCGGGCATTAGATTATGCCCTGCAGGTAGGTGCCTACCCCAAGTCATCCTCCAAGATAGCTGTATACCTTGAGGTTTCCTGGAGAAGGGGAGTCCCTAGGGTGCAATGGGAAATTCTGTGACTTCTACACTGACCTGAGGTCTTTTGGGGCCTTCAGGTCAATGTGATCGAGGATAAGAGGAAATTTGACATCATGGAGTTCGTGAGTTTCaggagcagccaagatggaaagGAACTGGCTGACAgcgggagggaagagggagaaagagggttATCCTTCCTCAGTTCTGCCCCCTGACCACCTTGTCCATCAGGTACTGCGTTTGGTTGAGGCCCAGGCTACCTATTTCCAGCAGGGCCATGAAGAACTAAACAGGCTGGCTCAGTATCGGAAGGAATTGGGTGCTCAGGTAAGAACTCTAGAAAGTCGGTGCAGAGAGGTTAGGGTGCACAAGATGACTCTTCTGGGATGGTTGGGGCAAACTCAGACATCTGAGAGGACCCTCCTATGCCCAGTTGCACaacctggtcttgaactcagctCGTGAGAAGAGAGACATGGAACAGAGACATGTGTTACTGAAGCAGAAGGTGAGGGCTGATATGGGGGCAGGAGGAAAACCAGCCTGTGGCTTTGGCTCGCTCTGTCCCAGTTGTTTTTGATCCTCTCATGCTTCTAGGAGCTGGGTGGTGAGGAGCCAGAGCCAAGCCTAAAGGAGGGGCCTGGTGGCTTGGTAATGGAAGGACATCTTTTCAAACGCGCCAGCAATGCATTTAAGACCTGGAGCAGGTAAGAAGACAACTGTCTCAGCTAAATCCAACCAATTGAATATTCTTGGATTGGTAATaattgtgtgttgtgtatgaaGCACATCAAGATACAACCCTCAGTCagcaaagacagacaaacagaacacCTAAATAACTTCATATTATGTTAGAAGGTAATAATAAAACATCTGGCACAATgatacactcctttaatcccagctggCGGGGGAGGGCGGAAGCAgaaataggcagatctctgtgagttcaaggccagccaagttCTAGGActgtcagggatacacagaggaaccctatcaaaataataataataataataataataataataataataataataataggtgtGGTGATACATACCTGTAAGCTCAGCCCtatggagactgaggcagaaagatttggAATTAGAGGTTTCAAGTCAGGCAGAGTTTCATAGCAAAAACCTGTGGGTTTTTTGCTATGAAAAAAAGTAGGGGTGGGTGGAAAAGATCTTGGGAAGAGAGGGTGAAATttagagggtttttgtttttgttttgtgggctgaggattgaactcagggcctcgaCCAGGGatctactgctgagctacattCACAATATGGGGTTCCCAATTCTAAACAAAATGTAAGGGGCTAGGCTTGATGGATCATGCCTGCaagcctagcacttgggagcagcaggcaggaggattggaattCTGTCTGCAAACAAATATGGAACAGAACAGtcactttattttttgacacCCActcttttgggggaggggggacaaaaTCTCTCAGCAGTATCCAAGCTGCTGATGTTAAAACTTacaatgtagccaaggatgaccttaaactcctgatctctcagcctccacctcccaagggtTGAGACTAGGTGTTCACCATCCTGCTGGCTAAGAAAGTAACTTCCGAGTAGATATCTGGGTGAAGGATGCTGCAGTCAGGGGATGAGTTAATAGGAAGGAAGACCCTGAGTTCCCTGAGGGTTTGCAAAATGAGCTGTGGGCCTGCAcagagtgagggaggaaggaggaggagctaaaggggttaCAGAATCATGCTAGAACTTTGCAGACATTGGGCAGGGCTTTTAAGACTACTCTGAGGAAGATGGGGAAACCCTACGGGGCTTGAAGCAGAATGCTGAGGAGTCTTGATCTTTCAGAACCACCCCCAGCCCATAAGGAACCTTGGTACAAATTAGAAAATGGACCCCCTTCCCCAACATAGTTTCATTGGCCAATCACTCTAGCAATAAGCCTGGCGTAATGCCAGCAGTCAGGAGCCTAAGGTGAGAGGATTACAGACTTGtggtcagcctagactacagagcaAATTTTAGGCTTGCCTGGGTTACGTGGCAAGATCCTAACCCAAACAAATACTTGTAGAAGTAGAAGGGGTTCTCATTCCCTCAGGAGATGCCCAGAAACAGTGCCCATCATTGTTACACATCTTCACAACCCTTATGGCTGTCTCTCACTGCTAACATTggctacactggaaaaaaaaatgctgcaacaatgaacttaattttaaaagaatcgaaagaaaactgggtgtggtggcatatccTTGTGAGCCTAGCTTTTgaggtggaggtaggaagatcaggagttgaaGGCCTTACTGCCATCTGCTGGAAGATATGTCCAATCTCGGTTGTCCAAGGTGTGCAGAGCACCCCTTAGCTGTCCCATTCTGCATAACTTCCCACCATTGTCTGGAGTGTCCCATGGGACTGTCAGCCCACACCTCTCTCCTCAGTAAGCTACTTAAGGGGGCAAAGAGCAcagtttctcttctgtccactcctgaGCCTGTCCCTGTGCTGAGCCTGTCCCCGTGCTGGGCATGCATTTAACCACTTCCGTCTCCTCCAGACGCTGGTTCACCATTCAGAACAACCAGCTGGTTTACCAGAAGAAATATAAGGTGGGTAGGCCCTGGGTGCCTGGGCTCTAGATAAACTCAGCCTTTGTTCACTATGGCTGGTTCATGGCCTCCTTATCACTTTCTGCCAGGACCCTGTAACTGTGGTGGTGGATGACCTTCGTCTCTGTACAGTGAAGCTCTGTCCAGACTCAGAAAGGCGTTTCTGTTTCGAAGTGGTGTCCACCAGCAAGTGAGTACAGTTCCTGGGGCGATGTTCTCATATGTCTGAATAATATTTATAAACCCAAAAGGCAGGGCCACCAAAATGAGTCTCCCTGTGCCTGGCCAGGGCTTAACCCTTTGGTGGCTGGGTTGAAGCAGGGAGCCTAGACTGAGAGGACAAGGTGATAGCAGATATTTTGGAGGCTGCTCCCAATCACTACAGAAGTACAGGTGCTTATGATGAGACTTGCATTCCAATAATTTCATTATCAGTTGAAAAGATACTGGAAAACCTACTTTACACATAGCTTAGCCTAGACTTAGCTTACCTTCTAGAAACTGTTAGCCTACAATTACAAGGGTCTTTTATAATAAAGTGTTATTGAATACTTTACTGAAAACCCAAGCCAGTTGAATAAATATACTTTTGTGCattaatattgaaaaatattgtCAAACTACCATAAGTTAGGGACCACCTGGATTTCAGTGTAGCAGATAACCAGGTATAGAACACAcctgtaatgctagcacttgggagcagaaTCTTAAGTTTGAGGaacatagggctggagagatggctcagcagttaagaatattgactgctcttccagaggttctgagttcaattcccagcaaccacatggtgactcacaaccatctttaatgggatccaatgcagtcttctagtgtgtgtctgaagacagctgcagtgtactcgtataaatataaaataaataaatctttaaaaaaaaagtttgaggaACATAGCCTGTTCCTGTCTCAAGAATAAAagaggctagtgagatggctcagcacttgtgCCAAGCTTGATAatctgagctgcatccccaggactcacatggtggaaggagataacCAACTTCATAACATACGGTGCATATGtttgcacagatacacacacacacacacatatttgaataTAATGTAGTCTCTCTCCACCCCAAGAaggggtttttctgtgtagccctggctgtcctggaactcactctgtagaccaggctggcctcaaactcagaaatccacctgcctctgcctcccaagtgataggaCCAAAGGTGTAACCACCACCAGGTTAATGTCATCTTTTTGAAAAGTTCAAGGCCTGACAGGTCTACTAGCAAGTTTGAAGTCAGTCTAGACAGTTTATCAGACCCTATctctaactaaaataaaaaatggcgTAGACGTAACTCAGAGGCAGCTTGCTTACTTAAGCACGCACAAAGCCTTGGGTCCAAGTTCAttagaaatagataaataagGAAACATCTTTCAAAATCTATATATCCAGTTGGGCATCCACAGACTGTCAGCTTGCCCCCCCCCATCACCAGCCCCCCCCCTTCACGGCTCTCTGGCCTCAGACTCCTAGTCTTGTCACTCTCAACACCACTTGCAGGTCCTGTTTCCTCCAGGCTGACTCTGAGCGTCTCCTGCAGCTGTGGGTCAGTGCTGTCCAGAGCAGCattgcctcagccttcagccagGCTCACCTGGAGAACAGCCCCCGGGGGCCAGGCCAGGTACCTTAATATGGGCACTTGGGCCGCTGCCCTGGGAGGTGAAGCATCCTTTACTCTTAGGCCCTTGCtcatcctttctcctgtctccctcaggTCTCAGGATACCACGCCCCAGGCTCCGCTGCTACTCTGGGCTGTGGTGGGACAGCCAGAGGACGGGAACCTGGGGGAGCTGGGCAGGTGGCAGCCCAGGTACAAAGTGTGGATGGAAATGCACAGTGCTGTGACTGCAGGGAGCCGGCCCCAGAGTGGGCCAGCATCAACCTTGGTGTCACTCTCTGCATTCAGTGCTCCGGCATCCACAGGTCATTCCCTAAGACCCCAAGCAGAAACCCTGCTTCCAACTGCAGTATGGCCCCTCTTATGCACCCTACCCTGGCTTTTTCTTACGTCCTTCTTCTCTGTCACTAGTCTCCACGTTTGCTGCACAAAGTGCACATGGGAGTTGGGTGTGGACAGGCTTGGGGGCCTCCTTGACGAACTGATTGTCTTGATCAGAAGAAGCCTGGGTTACAGTTGCTAAGGGTGGGACAGCCATCAagagggggggtggggtggggagggggggggaaggtgTTGTGAGATCCTAGCAAGTTCTTAAGGTCTCACCAACAGTCTGAAGTATACAGAGGGAAAAGAGATACATACAAAGAATGTTCCAGACCAAAGCACTATTAGCAAAATGAGGAGGCTAGAGAGTATGAGGTCTTAAAATGAAGTGGAAGACAACAGCCGCCATGGTGAGCAGGCCAGAGCCAGGTAGAGGCTATATGACCTCTGCTGCCTTGCTTCCTGGCCTGGCTCTGCTGTGCCCCAGACAGGCCTGGCCTTTGAGTCTTCAGAGGCAATAGCTTTCCTAGGCTACTGCCCACACAGGGCATGACTCTCTCTGGCCCTCCAGGAGCCTCGGCGTTCATTTCTCCAAAGTCCGCTCCCTGACCCTTGACTCCTGGGAACCAGAGCTAGTGAAGGTAACTAGGGATACTTGGGATATCGTGAAGACAGAGGACTGAAGAGTCTTGAGGGCTCTGATACTCACCCCATTACCCCACCTCTTTCTTTTGGCCTCTTTCGGGCCTCCTGAAGCTTATGTGTGAGCTGGGGAATGTCGTCATTAACCAGATCTATGAGGCCCGGGTGGAGGCCATGGCAGTGAAGAAGCCAGGGCCCAGCTGTTCCCGGTGAGGTTGGGGTGGAGGTGCCCAGGGCTTCCTTACAGTGGAGAGGAGCAGCAAAGGGACCGAGGGACCAAAGGCTGTCTCCTCTTATGTCCAGGCAGGAAAAGGAAGCCTGGATTCATGCCAAGTATGTGGAGAAAAAGTTCCTGACCAAACTTCCTGAAATTCGAGGGCGAAGAGGTGGCAGGGGACCCCCAagaggacatcctcctgtgccccCAAAGCCATCCATCAGGCCACAGCCAGGAATTGTCAGATCCAAGTCAGGTAGAGAGTCTGACTCATTGCTGTCTGCTCAGTACTGGCCGGGCCTATAGGGAGGCAGAATATGAGGTCCAGGATGTCCCTTGGAGGAGGTTGGGAGGACCAGACCAGAGTCAGGAGGTTACAGTAGGGCATGACATTGACATGAGGAAAAGTGTGGGGTGGAGTATGTCAGAAGGAGCCATAAAAGGGGGCATCTCCAGAGAGAGGTTGAGCTTGGTATCGCCAAAGGTTTGAAAAGAAGGGTTATGagcctggggggcggggggaaggtaAGCACAGAGTCTGTCAGGGAGTTGGCTCACCTCTGGCATCCAGCCAGTCTGGGGAGATGAGCAATACTATCTCTTCCACACCCAgggccctgcacacacacataccaacacgTATACCATAGCGCTCGCATTTCTCACCACAGCCCTGAGTCACAAGGGCCTCCCCACAATTTGGACGTGACTTACTCCACTGCAGCATCCGGGGACTTTGCTAAAGATTTTCTTTCCAGACATGGCACTGATTCTCTTTAACAGAATTAAATCCCCTTAACAGAGTCCCCATCTGATGACATAGGGAGCCTGCACCCTGGGGCCCTGCTGTTTCAAGCTGCTGGACAGTCTCCATCTCTTCCCACCATGGCCGATGCCCTGGCCCATGGAGCTGATGTCAACTGGGTCAATGCAGGCCAGGGGAATGCCACACCTCTGATCCGGGCCACAGCTGCCGTGAGGACCATGCTGCCCTCCCCTACTCTCCCCTAGaactcctcctgtctctccctgggGTCTCAATCCCATAGGGAAAGATAAATAATATAGACTAGGTGTTGGAAGTGTGATTTGGAGGTGGTGAATTGGATTTTAGACCCACCACTTACATGAGATTTTAAACAAGTTGTCAATATCTCCGTGGCTTAGTCTCCTCAATGTAAAATAAGAATAGCAGGagaccggagagatggctcagagaccaGGAGCACATGCAGTGTTTGCTCAGGACCAGTTTCCAGCACCTGcaaggcagctcataactgtaactccaatGCCCAGCACCCTCCACTGCCCCCTCATTCactgcatgtggtacacagacaatctctatttttttttttaaagaggaataaCATGCCTCATCAGGGTGCAGGATATGCTTTGGGGAGaaacagagcttctctgtgtagccctggctgtcctggaactcactctgtagtccaggctggccttaaactcagagatctgcctgcttctgctcaCACCTGCTGGCCTTAAGATTAAGACATATGCTACCAccgcctggttttttttttttttttttaaacaaatgctatcttattttattatttttttttacgtgcattggtgttttgcctgcatatatatgtgggaggttgggtcctctggaactggagttgcagacagttgttactgtgtgggtgcttggaattgaatctGACTCCTTTAGAAGAGTagctagtgcttttaaccactgagacatctcctcagccctgagaTAGATTTAATATACGAGCATATAAAGATGGATAGCCAAGCCTGACACTTCGTTGTACCCTGAATACCACACTCCACACTCCCGTTGTCTCGATTACACCTCCCTAAATCATCCCCAAACCCACCTCTAAAAATGCCATCCCCTTCTTGATCTCTCCATGCAGaattctcttctggcctgtgagtTTCTCCTCCAAAATGGGGCGAATGTGAACCAAGCAGACAGTGCTGGCCGGGGCCCACTCCACCATGCCACCATTCTTGGCCACACAGGGTACAGGGCTGTGGAAATGGCACCATGGGGAGGATGCTTTCTGGGAATGAAACTGGGGGATGGCTGCAGCTGACTTTAGCTATCCTCTCTAGGCTCGCTTGCCTGTTCCTCAAACGGGGTGCAGATCTGGGGGCTCGAGACACAGAAGGCAGAGACCCTCTGACTATCGCAATGGAAACCGCCAATGCTGACATCGTAACCTTGTGAGAATGCTGGAGGGCCAGACTAATGCTTGGACAGTCCATTCATCTTTGGGGTGGGACTAATGCCAAAAaccagacttgggtgaggtcggGGAGGGGTGTGTGGAGTGGGGTGTAGAGCAGGTGCATGGACCAGTAGGGTGAGATATTGAGAGTTCATCTCAGGAGCCATTATTAGGACACCCACATTGGATAGAAAGTTCGTGTGTTTAAGCTTTCTTAAGGACTAGTCGTGGACAGGCATTTTTAAAGGAGTGATGCAGCTCATGGGAGTTGGACAGAGGATGGGGAGTTGCAGGAGAAGAGTGCAAGGTCTTTTACTTCTTACTTCCTAATTCCCACCCTTCAGGCTACGATTGGCAAAGATGAGGGAGGCTGAAGCGGCCCAGGGCCAGGCAGGTAAAGTAACCACGCATTCCCTCCAACCCCAGGTCCATACCGGAATGCTGGCCCTTGCATACCTGCCCCCTTAATACCCAACTGCATTAATACCATTGTTGATTCAACATGTTTTGGGCACAGCGAGCGTGCCTGACCTTTGGAACAAAGGAAAAGGTGCTGGTCCTGTGCTTAGGATGCACCCACACTTAAAGGACTTACCCTGCCAGAACCACCCCTACTGCGTAGCCCAGCTGTCTAGCCTCCCAgcctttcctctgtcttctttagGAGACGAGACGTATCTCGACATATTCCGGGACTTCTCCCTCATGGCGTCTGACGACCCAGAGAAACTGAGCCGTCGCAGTCACGACCTCCATACTCTTTGATTCCAGGCCCCTCCCCACCCTGCTGTGGCTCGTTCTCCATTAAAGTCTCTTAGCTTGGcttctttctcagttcatttaCTGTGCGCCACCTGGGGGCCTGGCAGGGTGTTTGGCACACTGGCCACCCGGGTGCGGGTAGCCGTGGTTACTCAAGAGGTTAGGGTTTCTCTAGAAAAGGAGGAGGCTAACTAGCACCCGGTGGCTGGAGGGACTTTCGAGCCCAGGCGACCAGGGAAGCCACCGCGTGGGAACCTGGGCTCGCTGGGATGGCCCGAAGGCATCCCGGGAATGCCATGGCTCAGCATCCGCCCCCTCGGGAGTTCCCGACCGGGATCTAACCACCAGACTTGGATATTTTTGAGAATAGAGGGATGGACTGGAGACTCCAGCCCCAACCAAGTTGTACTAGTGAGGTCATGCACACCTGCAGGGAACGCGAGGCCGTCGCAGCCACATCCGCAACGAAGCCTGTGAATCATCCCACCCCCGCTCGGGTCGGCCGGTCCAGCCCGTCCGCCCCATCTCTCCCACTGGCAAGGCCCGGCTCCCACCCATAGCAGAGCCCAGCCAGCCCACGGGGGCGTAGGGCGGGGCGCTAAGGGGCGGGACTGTCGTTTAAAGGGCCACTGACCGCTGCCCTTAGGCCACTTCCTGGGGGTGGAGAGGACCTCAGTGGCTGCTGCGACAACCCAGGAAGGCGGTAACGCCCGAGTCCTGAGACTCTGTTTATTCCCAACAGAGTCCTGGGACACTCTCAGCTCTGACTGCGGGAGCATCGTCTCTCCTCAACCATACAGAACTGCTGGCCACCGGCTCCCATCAGTTGCGCCTCCATCTTTTGGGACACGCGCCCCTAACCCTGGCTGGGCCTTTGGACAGGTCCTCGAAACTCAGCGTGGACTCTACTACTACAAAAGTTCAGAAACTCAGAAGCTAAACCCTTCAGCGTCCGACCGGTGCTCGCCACCGTCACCTGCTGGTTGAATTCCGGAAACCCACTGTCTGAAGTATACAGGAGGGAATTGCTGACCACGTACAATCAGAACTATTTGGACCAAAAACTCCCTGATCCTGTCTGgctgccttctgttctttacaTCGGTTCTTTCATCCTCTCGGGGATTTCTGTGTTCTGAAGCCCCCAACCACCACCAAAGTAGCTTGGGTGAGCTACAAACTTTTCTGTCTTGTTCTCCAACCTCTGCCTTCAACTTAGCAAGTCTGAACGTTACCACCCAATTCTTTCCAAACCCTAAAAAtctgctttttccttctccttgtctGCCTCCTATATTCCCCAAAATTTCCCCCCCTCCTGTGTCCTCTTCACCCCCTTCCTTTGGGGGCCCCGTGACCCTAAATGTGGGGGGAACATTATATTCCACTACACTGGAGACCCTGACACGCTTCCCAGACTCCATGCTGGGAGCCATGTTTAGGGCTGACACCCTAATGCCAGCCAATCTCAATCCGAAAGGAGATGGCCATTACTTCATCGACAGGGATGGCAAGGCTTTCCGGCACATCCTCAATTTCTTGCGCCTAGGCCGTCTGGACCTGCCCCGTGGGTATGGAGAAACTGCTCTTCTTAAGGCAGAGGCTGACTTCTACCAGATCCAGCCcctcttggatgcccttcgggAATTGGAAGCCTCTCGGGGTACACCTGCATCCACAGCTGCCCTGCTCCATGCAGATGTAGATATTAGTCCCCGCCTGGTGCACTTCTCTGCTCGAAGGGGCCCTCACCACTATGAGCTGAGCTCTGTCCAGGTGGACACCTTCCGAGCCAACCTCTTCTGCACTGACCCTGAGTGTCTGGCTGCCATGCGCAACAGATTTGGTGTGGCCAGTGGGGACAGGGCAGAAGGAGGTCCACATTTTCGGTTAGAGTGGGCCTCTCGCCCCCAGGAACTCCCTGAAGTAGAGTATCAAAGACTGGGGCTG
The nucleotide sequence above comes from Arvicanthis niloticus isolate mArvNil1 chromosome 6, mArvNil1.pat.X, whole genome shotgun sequence. Encoded proteins:
- the Acap1 gene encoding arf-GAP with coiled-coil, ANK repeat and PH domain-containing protein 1 isoform X1, with amino-acid sequence MTVKLDFEECLKDSPRFRASIELVEAEVSELETRLEKLLKLGSCLLENGRHYLAASRAFIVGICDLAHLGPPEPMMAECLEKFTVSLNHKLDSHAELLDATQHTLQQQIQTLVKEGLRGFREARRDFWRGAESLEAALTHNAEVPRRRVQEAEDAGTALRTARAGYRSRALDYALQVNVIEDKRKFDIMEFVLRLVEAQATYFQQGHEELNRLAQYRKELGAQLHNLVLNSAREKRDMEQRHVLLKQKELGGEEPEPSLKEGPGGLVMEGHLFKRASNAFKTWSRRWFTIQNNQLVYQKKYKDPVTVVVDDLRLCTVKLCPDSERRFCFEVVSTSKSCFLQADSERLLQLWVSAVQSSIASAFSQAHLENSPRGPGQVSGYHAPGSAATLGCGGTARGREPGGAGQVAAQVQSVDGNAQCCDCREPAPEWASINLGVTLCIQCSGIHRSLGVHFSKVRSLTLDSWEPELVKLMCELGNVVINQIYEARVEAMAVKKPGPSCSRQEKEAWIHAKYVEKKFLTKLPEIRGRRGGRGPPRGHPPVPPKPSIRPQPGIVRSKSESPSDDIGSLHPGALLFQAAGQSPSLPTMADALAHGADVNWVNAGQGNATPLIRATAANSLLACEFLLQNGANVNQADSAGRGPLHHATILGHTGLACLFLKRGADLGARDTEGRDPLTIAMETANADIVTLLRLAKMREAEAAQGQAGDETYLDIFRDFSLMASDDPEKLSRRSHDLHTL
- the Acap1 gene encoding arf-GAP with coiled-coil, ANK repeat and PH domain-containing protein 1 isoform X2, with product MTVKLDFEECLKDSPRFRASIELVEAEVSELETRLEKLLKLGSCLLENGRHYLAASRAFIVGICDLAHLGPPEPMMAECLEKFTVSLNHKLDSHAELLDATQHTLQQQIQTLVKEGLRGFREARRDFWRGAESLEAALTHNAEVPRRRVQEAEDAGTALRTARAGYRSRALDYALQVNVIEDKRKFDIMEFVLRLVEAQATYFQQGHEELNRLAQYRKELGAQLHNLVLNSAREKRDMEQRHVLLKQKELGGEEPEPSLKEGPGGLVMEGHLFKRASNAFKTWSRRWFTIQNNQLVYQKKYKDPVTVVVDDLRLCTVKLCPDSERRFCFEVVSTSKSCFLQADSERLLQLWVSAVQSSIASAFSQAHLENSPRGPGQVSGYHAPGSAATLGCGGTARGREPGGAGQVAAQVQSVDGNAQCCDCREPAPEWASINLGVTLCIQCSGIHRQEKEAWIHAKYVEKKFLTKLPEIRGRRGGRGPPRGHPPVPPKPSIRPQPGIVRSKSESPSDDIGSLHPGALLFQAAGQSPSLPTMADALAHGADVNWVNAGQGNATPLIRATAANSLLACEFLLQNGANVNQADSAGRGPLHHATILGHTGLACLFLKRGADLGARDTEGRDPLTIAMETANADIVTLLRLAKMREAEAAQGQAGDETYLDIFRDFSLMASDDPEKLSRRSHDLHTL
- the Kctd11 gene encoding BTB/POZ domain-containing protein KCTD11 — protein: MLGAMFRADTLMPANLNPKGDGHYFIDRDGKAFRHILNFLRLGRLDLPRGYGETALLKAEADFYQIQPLLDALRELEASRGTPASTAALLHADVDISPRLVHFSARRGPHHYELSSVQVDTFRANLFCTDPECLAAMRNRFGVASGDRAEGGPHFRLEWASRPQELPEVEYQRLGLQPLWTGGPEDRREVVNTASFLEEVLRVALEHGFRLDSVFPDPEDLLNSRSLRFVRH